The following proteins are co-located in the Dromiciops gliroides isolate mDroGli1 chromosome 2, mDroGli1.pri, whole genome shotgun sequence genome:
- the LOC122738227 gene encoding 60S ribosomal protein L10-like, with product MGRRPTRCYRYCKNKPYPKSRFFRGVPDAKIRIFDLGRKKAKVDEFPLCGHMVSDEYEQLSSEALEAARICANKCMVKSCGKDGFHIRVRLHPFHVIRINKMLSCAGADRLQTGMRGAFGKPQGTVARVHIGQVIMSIRTKVQNKEHVIEALRRAKFKFPGHQKIHISKKWGFTKFNADQFEDMIAEKRLIPDGCGVKYIPSRGPLDKWRALHS from the coding sequence ATGGGCCGCCGTCCCACCCGCTGTTATAGGTACTGTAAAAATAAGCCGTACCCAAAGTCCCGTTTCTTCAGGGGAGTTCCTGATGCCAAGATCCGAATCTTTGATCTTGGTAGAAAGAAAGCCAAAGTGGATGAATTTCCACTGTGCGGCCATATGGTGTCAGATGAATATGAGCAGCTGTCATCAGAAGCCCTGGAGGCCGCTCGGATCTGTGCCAACAAGTGCATGGTGAAGAGTTGTGGCAAGGATGGCTTTCATATCCGTGTGCGCCTGCATCCTTTTCATGTCATCCGCATCAATAAGATGTTATCATGTGCTGGGGCTGATAGGCTCCAGACTGGCATGCGGGGCGCTTTTGGGAAGCCCCAGGGCACTGTAGCCCGTGTACACATTGGTCAAGTTATCATGTCAATTCGAACCAAGGTCCAGAATAAAGAACATGTGATTGAAGCTTTGCGGAGAGCCAAGTTCAAGTTCCCTGGCCACCAGAAGATCCACATCTCCAAGAAGTGGGGTTTCACCAAGTTCAATGCTGATCAGTTTGAGGATATGATAGCTGAGAAGCGTCTCATTCCTGATGGCTGTGGGGTTAAGTACATTCCCAGCCGGGGCCCCTTGGACAAGTGGCGAGCACTCCACTCGTGA